CTAATGGTGTTCAGAGGATCGATTTCTCAttcaatttgaatcagttcTTCAAAGTAGTAAAATGACTATGTGGATGTGTGTAGTTATGACGGTTCTATCAATGTTTCGAGCCAACCCTAACGCAAGATTGAAGAGCtgtcataaaattatgaaaccTAAAGAATCGTTTGAATATTAAGACGCTGTCGTTTATTGGCTTGTCGTGTCAGCTTGATTGCTTTGTTATTTCCTATTATCTTTCAATCGTGCTTTTGTCGTCATAGTGTTGCAATCAACGAACATTTTAGTTATATAAGCTAACAAATTCCTTGTAGTACAATCAATTATAAACAATTTCACGAAGAGTTTTGGAGATACTTCAATCCTCAATAATACAAATTATTGCACACAAAAGAATCTAAAGAAATAATCAATAGCCTTCTTCTTTAGATTACAGTCATAAATATTCCCTTAAAGAGGCGCTGcaatcagcgttgccaggttgccagatttgtctggcaaatgccagattttcctcatttcgccagacactcaaactaaccagatcttttgccagattttccaaattttcccagacTTAGTCAGATCTtactagatctttacggttttggcctctatacgatatgtggggcgaccttttttttttgctcactgaaaatgaagcccggcaaaaatttccttgtatataggaagacccagacaaatccagataaatttttgagttttgacagatttttgaaaaaataacctggcaactctggctGCAATCATTTTTACTGCTGTACCTGATGATCCCTTTTATTATCTTCAATTGTCATCTGATCCAAGTGAGCCCACGCATTTGTAAAATAAACAGATAAATGAGAATGAAAACCCGCAATTAAACGATAGATTACTATCATCTGGACTTCTTAGCGGcaagaaaaagtaaaaaatctaCTTGCTGGGGGGAGATTGGGGTGGGTGCAAATTATTGTTCGATTGATAGACACTCACCGCGCCGTCCCACGCAAACGTTCGATCGAAAGGTCACTCGTTAGGGGGCAACCCGCTTTGTCGTCCAGTGCCGATTCCGTACAGGACAGGACACAACTAATCGAGTGACACACCTTTCCGATTGGAATAGTCTTACAACGGCATCCGTTCTGACTGGATCTTCtttgttttgtttcattttatgGTTCCGCAGGGTAATGGAGCAGGATCGACACTCGGTTGCGGCGGAGATTCATCCGGACGAACAGATACCGTTCGAGGACCACGATTTTGTGGCCCACTTTCAGCGCGTTTCGATCTCTGGCGAAGACACCAGCGGGGTTCCACTGGACGACCTGGAACGGGCCTCTACCCTGCTGGTTAAGGCACTGGAATTGCGGCTCAAGTACATGTGGAACTCGCATCAAACCTTCCCGCAGACGACGGCACGGTTCCTCAAGTCGTCCCATCCGGAACGGTACACCCACCAGAGTAAGATGTCCATTGAAGGTGAGTGGCTCACTTAACAAAAGTGGCCTATTTTTGACAGTAAGCTTCTTCctattattattttcaaatcTTCTTTCAATTTATATCTTCCTAATAAACTTATATTTTCGTGCATATCTGTcgtcaatattttgttttttgttcttgGCATTGACGGCGGCTCTACTGTTCGTTTATCAACGGGCTTAATCATGCTTTTTACGGTTAGTCTATGGTTTGAGAGTGAAATGTTGGTttgattgtttgtttttttttgttcatattcgGTTGAGCGTGCGATGGGTAGCTCAGATCACCCTGCATGTCAAATAAAACTGCAATGAAAGTTAAAACCTGCATTACGTTTCTAATCGAATTGGTAACAAAATctatttttagtttatttttaaattgcaccTTTGTTGCAACCTATATATGTCGTATTTAATTTACCACCTAATAGCAAATTTCGTATCCCCCATCACTCGCATCAATGACACGctatgatttttgatttttgacgtTAGGTTCGAAATGATTTATTTGACATCAAATTTATTCAGTGATCActttaaccctttcacgaccataagaaatgtgtcagtacaagacaatattttagctattgggggtgtaaattaagagaatatcaccagaaaaacatagcagggtacataagtttcctataatttcatgggaaatacttttccctatgattctgggaaattaataaaagaagagttgggtttattatatcgtaatttaatttattgctttaattgctttcactatcagaatagtaaaatgaatgatttcatgtacttgtggacgttgcacataatacatttattatgtgttctattttctatacgtcattttgcacaaactttttagtgcaataaagattgatagttctttttactttttCGTTCAAAAACACATTTGTcaccttggaaataagttttctttaacattcaacagaaaaacatcgattttaTAGTAATTGCagaatctataacgatttttatagaagagAAACATGTTTCCCTTGAGCGTTAAAGGGTTAACAAGTCTCATACATATCAGTTTTCCCATCTTTTGTCGAAGAAGGTCTATGTTGTATCACAATTTACTAATACAAAATAACCTTCGGTGTATCATAGAATTAAACGTCAAAATTCAATAAGTACACAGAAAAAAGTACCTACAATAGAATCCAACCACTTAGTGAAAATAACTTACTAGTGGGTAGATATTACTCTCCCCTTAGTATATTTTTGCAAGTGCCTTAAGGAAATTACTTCCCGCTTGTGAGAACTTCTGGCAGCCGGTAGAAGCCTGGCAAGATTCtggcagctgtcaaaattttgcaggTTAAATTGCGTCATTCCCTCATCACGTCACGTCTGACAAGAACGCTCTTCCTTCTTTTCTtctgttcgacttcatttgatattcgtcaatcctgcaTGTACATCCGAAAATGAAAACGAGTCTTGAGACCAGGTAAATGAGATCTAAATACTGGTACTTTAAGAGAAGTAGCTTTGCATACCATGTTTGGTAGTGCAAAAGCTATGTTATTGCTCTTTATTCGAActtctaatttaaaaaaaaaaacaaacggctctaaaatgaagaaccgattcaaaacagtTCTGGCagtcttgtatggcaaaaatTCGGAAGAAACGCAACCGTTAATAACTAGGTGAAATTCTCTgccagaaacggttgttgcattgctgCCAGATTTCTTTTGTAATTCTGCCAGCACTCCGGCAAAACCTTCTGGCAGACGCTGCCAGGCATCTGGGAAGAAATCTGCCAGGCACACGCAAGCGGGAACCTTCTTGTCTATTTGTCGGGAGCATACTTTTCGAATTAtttaccctcttagaaaaaaaagttcaacggtggtccttcattggtccaatacgttggatcattggtccaatgaaagtccaatcaattgttcaacgggaggccaacacgggaccttcgtttgccgattttgaaacagatcgTTGATTTGGCCAGTCTgccacgttttttcttagcaggagcatctgctgtataagcagctagatgtttggccaaaactttggcttgctttgtctcgacagcagcctgcatatcactgacaatttttcacgatttgtcgaaaaaatgagGTGTCGgtagccgaaatcggtagactttttgaaaatgacaaaaaaatctttggttgtgcaaattttgatagcatccttTATTAAATCACAAAATAGATCTATTTcttctcataaatattcaaaccACTTACCTtcccgattgatgctcttctatttatgatactataaaaaaaagtcagaaaaaacttttgtgttgattttcacgcaattaaaatttggttttgagcgcagcaaaaagtagaAGCGTcggtttgctttggtatttggCACacaaagaacgtgctgctattacacacacatgacatttgtccgaatgacgctatctactttctgtcaaaagttacggtggggtgccggcaatcgaacaccttcccctaccgGTAGTAGGACTAGGATAAAATTCAGTAGATAAAtcatgggactatcaatggtttgttTGGTTACATAAGGTTACATAAGAGGtaggctatgaaaaaaaaattcttgaaactgaCATTTCTACTCTAAGCACACTACCTCCGGAAGCAGGGTTTaaaccgaatgaaaattgggatattcttctggtatcttaagacctttcatttgaatataagtttgagaaaattggctcagccatcttcgagaaaagtgaatacacacacacacacacacacacacacacacacacacacacacacacacacacacacacacacacacacacacacacacacacacatacacacacacacagaaatttgctcagttcgtcgacctgaatcgaatggtatatgacattcgaccttctgggcctcggtttaaaagtcggtttttgcagtgattgtatatctTTTCTACAAAAGGCAAAAACTAAGAGCTGCGATAATTATGATTtgcatttttaataaattttttaccCTTCATAAAGAATTGACAGGAAAGTTAGACCTGAAGGCTGAAACAGCGGTGGTTTTTTAATAAGTTGTCAAAACCATCTTTGAAGACTGTTTGCTGCTCAATAACAGAACACAAATTACTAATGGAATGTTAATATCCTTCGTTCAAACTTGCAATGAAACAGAATAAATATATTTGGGAACGACACTCTACTTGCCTCCGAAAACAAAATTACGGATATCTTCACGGAAAAAATCCGACGTTCAGTATCAACTCTATACCAATATTTGAAATAGACGAAATTGTTTTTCCCAAGCACAAAAAGAATAAGAGCTGAAGATAAAAACGCTACCGAATATCGCATAAAACCAACAACGTTTTCTATTATTGTTATAGTTCAGTCCCAAAGGAGTTTGAAAACATGACAACCACAGCggaaattaatataaaaatcgtaccatgtgaaaaaaaacttgttaaaaGGCGAATACACTTTGAAAGTGGTATGAAAAGTAAAGGGCGGATTGGAAATGTCACAGTCCTAatcggattgacgtgaatacgaataatttCCTCTAGTTTAATGCATATGagacaaacaataaaaaagcctttcaccaattatttttaaatgtcaaaatgaaaaatggCGGAGGCTCAAAGAAGAAAATCCACAATATTGTTTCTGTAACTGTATTCTGTATGTGGAACTGCATTCTGAACCGAGAACTATACACAGgagctgaattcttgatactggaactaaGCTATGGACCTGAACCAATCGAAATGATGTGCATAAGATGAACTTGGTTTTCATTCAGTTGAATCGGCTTCGCAAGTTAGAATGAACAAAGCATATCGAGTGTTAACCTTGGTAACGTAGAAATGTCGCTTACtgtctcaaaaccgtcgtcgtgGGTACGAGAAAGGCTAATATGTTATGAGCTTTCcaatttgatactcgttgataatatacatttcagaaaattttaattatgaattatttgtggttatgtcatacaactgaaagttttatcataaattgatggtcatattttcgatggcatgtaacaaaaattatgttgaaatGTTAGATccgacaagagatattcacgatcaaaaacttatcactctcccagagtgGAAATTTCAAAAAGTAAAACGTATTCACGTCAGACTTACATTCTAATATATCTCTTTAAAAAGAGACGAAGATGTATAGAATTGGGATATTGTGAGTTATTTTGcatttagaaaatattttatgaCGATTTAAGctgatgttgatgatgatgataaaataaatatttattttgaatattatCAGTAAAGGTTATTGTTTTTaagttataattttgaaattacgtaCAATATACTTTGATTACATTTTGCTCCATCCGCGAATAGAATAAAATCCTTCTTCTTCCATTGCGagtagattgaaattcgatcaaTGATATATTGATATATCAATATTGATACACACATGGTTAATTAACTAAAGCTTTTGTTCCAATCTGTATTAAGATCCCTCAATTTAAGACAGATTTAAGACAGATAAATCTTCACTAAAACGCAGATTGCTTATCGACTGCTACATTGCTGTTAAGCAAATGATCAACTCACTTTGACAAAACAAGGCGCATCTCACACGCATTGCTGAGTTTTCGGTAATTGAATATCCATAGTCCATAGTTAGTTACGCACTTCAAACACAGTGTGAACCTCATTTTATCATTAactttcggctgaaaagttcgtatcgtttaatagaaacacatttttttgccaaaattcatttttattattcaacataactgccatcagaggcgatacagcgattatagcgatcttccaacttttcgataccatttttgtagtacgatttgtcctttgcctcaaaataagcctcagtttcagcgattacctcttcattgcttctacattttttaccagcgagcattctcttgaggtctgagaacagaaaaaagtcactggggggcaaatctggagaatacggtggatgagagagcaattcgaagcccaattcgttcaatttcagcatggttttcatcgacttgtgacattgtaattgtgagctcacgcggcacccattttgcacaaagctttctcatatccaaatattcgtgaataatatgtccaacacgtttctttgatatctttagggtgtcagctatctcgatcaacttcactttacggtcattgaaaatcattgtgtggatttttttcacgttttcatcggtaacagcctcttttggacgtccactgcgttcatcgtcttcggtgctcatatgaccagtacgaaattttgcaaaccacttacgaattgttgcttcgcccggtgcagagtctggataacactcatcaagccatttttgtcgtgaatacgacttactttactatggggtgccttttcaaaatttaccctctgagagagtgataagtttttgatcgtgaatatctattgttgtatctaatgaatcaacataattcttgcgacatgccatcggaaatatgatcacaattttatgataaaattttcagttttgtgacatagtctcaaataattcaaaattaaacttttctgaaatgtttggtataaacgagtatcaaagaggataattcataaggcgcgtttgcctttctcgtatttttaaagctcatagctcagtgatctgtgaaaggatttatataatctaactaccagtagaatcgaaacttttcaatttaaacgtgtatagcaaaagcattgaagtatttcaatagtacaccattgaaaaacctgtctcatttgctccatgtcaacaccagccaatcagaacgcgttctaaggaggagaacaaaatatctgctgctgaacaacaaatcgtccgggaaaaatgttcggaaaagtggtgaatatcgcagtgagttcctcaatttggtccttgtgaatgctagaaacgaatccctacggcatattgatagtttctttcaataaattatgcaaatccgaaatgaaataatcgacaataaaattctgtatgcggctatttttatagccgttaggaccgcccattattgaaaaagctacaaacgaaatcaggtagaaacaagcctctcaacaaaacttgaatcagtttggattgtatcgccactgcgagcagatgtgttttgtgtcgtctgcacgctttcgacaagagcgattacgtcacagctgccagtcattagcattgggaaaaaaacaacggtggagagcattgcacaagatcagccgttctaatggctctaaaagttttctaaagaactattaggatttgttgtttgcaaatcgtagggaaatatcctcagtttactgcaaatcaagaacagtttgcttagatttgtgcacttttcgctgtgtgaaactcacagtaatcgagatcaagtgaagccttctttgtttttgcgaaaaatgtgaaaaaggggaatgcgtgcataattcatacaattgatcggaagtgttaaggaacatgtcagttgttttcgtattcacgacatccagttatgtctctgacattacccacccgccttttttggtatcggcggcacttttttttcatcaaaaagtagtgtttcatcaacacacgaaattcctttttttccattttttccacaataacaaaagtagcttcactcaaaatgcaatatttcataaactaataatcagacagctgtcaaatttatacacgtatcttttgaaggttggtactaactgaaaatggtatggatttaattctagtggcgccctctcatagaaacgatacgaactttttagccgatctgttagtataCTTTTACCCTAGGGCAAAATTACTAACGTTCGAAGGATGTATCCTAGTTGGTAACATATAAGTGAAACGTTCCAGCAGTCTGTGAAATAATTCAGAATCTACACTGAATAAAAAAGTTCTAAATTGAATGTGGGTCTAAATACCGTCGGTCATTTTGGTTTCTAATATCGAGAACGGAAATAGCTAAATAGAACACTTTCACAGACTCAAACTTTATATGGAAGAGAACATAATAACGAAAGCAATCTGATGACCTTACTCAGTGATCTAAACAGATATAACTTTTCCCAGTGAACCTGTCTGGAATCCTACCCGGAAACTTTAGGGCTACGGTCCTGAGGTCATGAAACTGATTCAGAATATTTGTCACAGCTTTTATAAAATAGCATGTATTGAAACGAATCCTGTGAAGTATCAAAACAAACCACCGTCCAAACCTTCCAAATCCAGCCACTAAAGAATAATTATCTGGCTTCCTTTTGTATTCTGTATTAATTCGGATGTTCGTTGTTTCGTTAAGCTTACCCTGTATATTGCCCGAAACATCTCCTTTCCAGTTTATACAAATTGTAAAATCTTTAGTTGACAAGTTTTCTTGTTTATCAAGTTATCAACAATCGGCAATGAATTTAACACgtacacaattttcaatttgttaCCTGTTTAATCAATCTTCGGTTTTTCCGCTGTTTCAGACCACCCAGTCAATCCTCCCCAGAACACCGAGTCACCGTGGCTCATCGAGTTCCCGAACGACTGCAACTACACGATCCGCTCGAACAATGGCGTCTTCGAGGTGTTCCGAGATGCCGAAAGTACGGTACCGTTCCCGTTCGAGTATACCAAACTGCCGGACTTCGTGCAGGACATGCAGATGATGTGTTCGATGATCGCCGACGGTCCGTTGAAGTCGTTCTGCTACCGCAGATTAAGCTACCTCTACTCCAAATTTCAGCTGCACGTACTGCTGAATGAATTGCGCGAGCTGGCTTCGCAGAAAGCTGTACCGCACCGGGATTTCTACAACATCCGCAAGGTGGACACGCATATTCACGCTGCCAGCTGCATGAACCAGAAGCATTTGCTGCGATTTATCAAGAAAACGTTGAAGAAAAACGCAGACGAAGTGGTGACCGTCACCAAAGGTGAACAGATGACACTGGCACAGGTGTTTCAGTCGATGAATTTGACCACGTACGATTTGACGGTGGACATGCTCGATGTGCATGCCGACCGAAACACGTTTCATCGGTTCGACAAGTTCAATGCCAAGTACAATCCGATCGGAGAGTCTCGACTGAGAGAAGTGTTCCTCAAAACGGACAACTATTTGAATGGAAAGTATTTTGCTAATATCATTAAAGAGGTCGCTAGTGATTTCGAAGAGAGCAAGTATCAGAACGCTGAACTGCGACTGTCAATCTACGGTAAGTCACCGGATGAATGGCACAAACTGGCAAAATGGGCCATAGACGGTGATGTTTACTCGGACAACATTCGCTGGTTGATACAGATTCCCAGACTTTAGTAAGTCATTTTGTGACATCACAGAGaatatttgaaactaatttgttTTTAATGGTTGACTTTCAgtgatatttttaaaacaaacaaactgaTGAGCTCGTTCCAGCAAATTATAGACAATGTATTCAAACCACTTTTCGATGCAACGAACAATCCTAGCCAGTTCCCGGAATTGCACAAGTTCCTACAGTACGTGATTGGATTCGATTCAGTGGACGACGAGTCGAAACCGGAGAATCCTCTGTTCGACGGAGATGTGACGACCCCCGACCAGTGGACAGATGACGAGAATCCTCCGTACGCGTATTACATTTACTACATGTATGCCAACATGACCGTGCTGAACCACTTCCGTACGGAGCGTGGCATGAACACATTTGTCCTGAGACCACACTGTGGAGAAGCAGGTCCAGTACAGCATTTAGTTTGCGGTTATCTAATGGCGGAGAACATTTCCCACGGTTTGCTATTGAGAAAGGTACCGGTGCTGCAATATCTCTACTATCTCGCACAAATTGGTAAGGGTTCATTTGATGATCGGCGTCATTTGctgatttttttaacttaaatTCTCACATTTTACCAGGTATTGCCATGTCACCGCTATCGAATAACTCACTCTTTCTAAACTACGACCGAAATCCATTCCCGGAGTACTTGGCAAGAGGATTAGCGGTGTCACTGTCGACTGATGACCCGCTACAGTTCCATTACACCAAGGTAATTAATTGGCAATCCGTGACACTATTTTTTGGTGCATCATGATCAAGTTGTAATATTTTCCAGGAACCACTCATGGAAGAGTATAGCATTGCGGCGCAGGTGTGGAAACTGAGTTCGTGTGACATGTGCGAACTGGCGCGGAACAGCGTGCTGATGAGTGGATTCCCGCACAAAATGAAACAGCATTGGCTGGGACCAAATTATACCCGCGAAGGCGTTGCCGGAAACGATATCACGCGTACTAATGTGCCGGACATTCGGGTTGCCTTCCGCCACGAGTCGTTGGTGGATGAGCTgtccaacattttcaaagttCACAGTGAGCTTACGTTGGAGTTGGTCGATTGAGGCATATGGTATGATTGCGGTTGCCATCCACGCGACAGGGGAGggattgaaatattgagaaTCTTTTGAAGTCGTATTTCCATGATTGGATGAGAATATACTGGTAAAGTAATTGGATGACTTTTTAAGCACAGCACGTACctcaaaatatttattattaatttttttgttgagaTGAATTTATCGTTTGTTAGGCTATTGTGCACGTGTAATGTGTTTTCGACGTCTGTCAAAGAGGACGTTTGATGTTTCAAATTGTGTATTGTCAAAAAGTTCCCAACGTTTAGTGAAGAAGCATAAAAAAAGTATAAATTTCCTGTTGTATCCCTTATAATAACGGATCATAATATGTTATGTGATTGGAAGtaatatattcaaattaatTAATTCAAAACGTTGATTGATGGTTCTTAATTTATATTCTAAAATATCCGAAAATTCACTGTTAAGTAACGTTACCATACAAAAATGCcaattttctcgaacaattttctgcaaAAACGATAAAAGAAATGGTTTGTTTATAATCCATTTTAGTATAACTCCCGCTCAGTGAAACATTCCCCACAGTTTCAATACCACAGTATATATACAGGTTTGCATACACTCTGATTTACAATTACCACTCGAATTGTTTGTAGTATTGTTCTGTTATAGTTTTGCAGCAAAATACTGTTTAAAATTATTTGAGCGTGCTGATACAACTGTTTAATCGACAGTGTCaaaagaaacagaaaaaaaacattataaatGTTTTGCGTTGCTCTCGTTTCATTCGTTCAACGTTGATTTCAACTCTATCGATTAATGTAAATCTAATGGATTTGATGCCATCCTAGAGAAGACCTGCCGCTCTATCCAATTGAACTACAGCTGTATTCGAGTTAGTCATGCATTTTTCCTCATAATATATTCCACATTTGTGCCACTTTACACAAATTACAAAACTCAGAAGTTTATTCTAACGGTTTGTAGCAAGTAAAAAATTATCTTCGAGTATGATGTACAGTTGGgacaaaataatatattttatgtATTCGACGGACTAATAATTATTAAACCGAAGGTGTAGCTGTAATCCTAAAATCTGAATTGGTCAGATCAATATACAAATGAAGCAATGAGTGTAATATTTACATTTACCAATGTCTATTTATGATAGGTTATCATGTATTACTGTTATATTTGGTATAAAAAAATTGATGTTATGTTCCATAGAAGATAGAGCTACTCTAAATGTGGTTTAGAATAATCCAGTTGGACTGACGCGaaataaaacttttgaattcgcCTATTTATTACAGCAGGTGGTTGGAGAATTATTAAAAAAGCCATATAAAACTATATTACAACGATAATAGCCATAGTGAATTCATGTCATATGGTTCAGCAGAAGTACTTTATCATTATTTTAATCACCTGCCATTTTTTGTTACTACAGCATATTATAAAATAACCATATACTATATTGTAACCAGTGTTTATGGTTGAATCAAACACATACCATAACAAATGAGGTTACCACAACACAaaagatttttatataatttgaactaTACCAGTTGCTATTTTTAATTATGCGGGTCGTTTGTTAAATTCTGGAGgctgcagaacaagcccaaaccaaacgatttcttggcccatcgtctaacagaaggcctccaaacccttggtgggacgaaGAGTGCTCAGTTGCTAAACAcgtgaaacaaaatgctttcaagacgtttttaaaacgaggaggaggaactcctcagaattttgaaaaattcttgactttagaaaccaagtataagagcatacttagggccaagaaatgtagctattggagacattttgtcgaaggtttgtcaagagaaacctcaatgaacactctttggaatacggccagacgaatgagaaatcgtaacgtaggaaatgaaagtgaggaatactcgaaccgatggatatttgattttgcaaggaaaatttgtccagattctgttcctacgtatAACATAGCATTATTCGGGAGTctactccaaataatggttccattgatagccccttttcaattatggaattttccatagaactcatgtcttgtaacaataacgctcatgggttggacagaattaaattcaacttggtgaagaatctgcccgatatCGCtcaaagacgtttgttggaattgttcaacaagtctcttgagcaaaatattgttccacctgactggaggcaagtgaaagttatcgccattcaaaagccggggaaactagcttccaatcacaactcatatagaccaatTTCCATGTTGAActagaaaattgtttgaaaaacatTATTCTTCGACATCTCGGCACTAGGGTCGCgatgaacggtttgttgtcagatactcagtttggcttccgtagaaataaagggacgaatgattgccttgcattactttcatctgacatccaaattgctttcactcaaaaacaacaaatggcacctgtatttttagacataaaatgagcatttgattcagttttcaataatgttctttcagacaagctccaccaacatggacttccagcgattataaataattatttgcacaaccttttgtcagagaagcgcatgcatttttcacatggcgatttggcaacattcagaattagctacatgggtctcccgcaaggctcatgcctcagtccgctcctctataatttttacgtgaatgatattcaacagctgt
This genomic window from Malaya genurostris strain Urasoe2022 chromosome 1, Malgen_1.1, whole genome shotgun sequence contains:
- the LOC131425804 gene encoding AMP deaminase 2 isoform X5; amino-acid sequence: MNVYNSGKIFAFDVDMNNDTEGMSMMSTGQCSESPGGVHNAIGVGAGAAAHSVSQENLAGGLPNEISAPYEVPQFPIEQIEKKLQLQRQLNAKVMEQDRHSVAAEIHPDEQIPFEDHDFVAHFQRVSISGEDTSGVPLDDLERASTLLVKALELRLKYMWNSHQTFPQTTARFLKSSHPERYTHQSKMSIEDHPVNPPQNTESPWLIEFPNDCNYTIRSNNGVFEVFRDAESTVPFPFEYTKLPDFVQDMQMMCSMIADGPLKSFCYRRLSYLYSKFQLHVLLNELRELASQKAVPHRDFYNIRKVDTHIHAASCMNQKHLLRFIKKTLKKNADEVVTVTKGEQMTLAQVFQSMNLTTYDLTVDMLDVHADRNTFHRFDKFNAKYNPIGESRLREVFLKTDNYLNGKYFANIIKEVASDFEESKYQNAELRLSIYGKSPDEWHKLAKWAIDGDVYSDNIRWLIQIPRLYDIFKTNKLMSSFQQIIDNVFKPLFDATNNPSQFPELHKFLQYVIGFDSVDDESKPENPLFDGDVTTPDQWTDDENPPYAYYIYYMYANMTVLNHFRTERGMNTFVLRPHCGEAGPVQHLVCGYLMAENISHGLLLRKVPVLQYLYYLAQIGIAMSPLSNNSLFLNYDRNPFPEYLARGLAVSLSTDDPLQFHYTKEPLMEEYSIAAQVWKLSSCDMCELARNSVLMSGFPHKMKQHWLGPNYTREGVAGNDITRTNVPDIRVAFRHESLVDELSNIFKVHSELTLELVD
- the LOC131425804 gene encoding AMP deaminase 2 isoform X3, whose amino-acid sequence is MNFNKQDSRTLMQILNDQQLIELMKQIGGKECDGNGDDGTVLCSQCSESPGGVHNAIGVGAGAAAHSVSQENLAGGLPNEISAPYEVPQFPIEQIEKKLQLQRQLNAKVMEQDRHSVAAEIHPDEQIPFEDHDFVAHFQRVSISGEDTSGVPLDDLERASTLLVKALELRLKYMWNSHQTFPQTTARFLKSSHPERYTHQSKMSIEVNPPQNTESPWLIEFPNDCNYTIRSNNGVFEVFRDAESTVPFPFEYTKLPDFVQDMQMMCSMIADGPLKSFCYRRLSYLYSKFQLHVLLNELRELASQKAVPHRDFYNIRKVDTHIHAASCMNQKHLLRFIKKTLKKNADEVVTVTKGEQMTLAQVFQSMNLTTYDLTVDMLDVHADRNTFHRFDKFNAKYNPIGESRLREVFLKTDNYLNGKYFANIIKEVASDFEESKYQNAELRLSIYGKSPDEWHKLAKWAIDGDVYSDNIRWLIQIPRLYDIFKTNKLMSSFQQIIDNVFKPLFDATNNPSQFPELHKFLQYVIGFDSVDDESKPENPLFDGDVTTPDQWTDDENPPYAYYIYYMYANMTVLNHFRTERGMNTFVLRPHCGEAGPVQHLVCGYLMAENISHGLLLRKVPVLQYLYYLAQIGIAMSPLSNNSLFLNYDRNPFPEYLARGLAVSLSTDDPLQFHYTKEPLMEEYSIAAQVWKLSSCDMCELARNSVLMSGFPHKMKQHWLGPNYTREGVAGNDITRTNVPDIRVAFRHESLVDELSNIFKVHSELTLELVD
- the LOC131425804 gene encoding AMP deaminase 2 isoform X6 encodes the protein MFSSAVDTTRWLSERVSIRVMEQDRHSVAAEIHPDEQIPFEDHDFVAHFQRVSISGEDTSGVPLDDLERASTLLVKALELRLKYMWNSHQTFPQTTARFLKSSHPERYTHQSKMSIEDHPVNPPQNTESPWLIEFPNDCNYTIRSNNGVFEVFRDAESTVPFPFEYTKLPDFVQDMQMMCSMIADGPLKSFCYRRLSYLYSKFQLHVLLNELRELASQKAVPHRDFYNIRKVDTHIHAASCMNQKHLLRFIKKTLKKNADEVVTVTKGEQMTLAQVFQSMNLTTYDLTVDMLDVHADRNTFHRFDKFNAKYNPIGESRLREVFLKTDNYLNGKYFANIIKEVASDFEESKYQNAELRLSIYGKSPDEWHKLAKWAIDGDVYSDNIRWLIQIPRLYDIFKTNKLMSSFQQIIDNVFKPLFDATNNPSQFPELHKFLQYVIGFDSVDDESKPENPLFDGDVTTPDQWTDDENPPYAYYIYYMYANMTVLNHFRTERGMNTFVLRPHCGEAGPVQHLVCGYLMAENISHGLLLRKVPVLQYLYYLAQIGIAMSPLSNNSLFLNYDRNPFPEYLARGLAVSLSTDDPLQFHYTKEPLMEEYSIAAQVWKLSSCDMCELARNSVLMSGFPHKMKQHWLGPNYTREGVAGNDITRTNVPDIRVAFRHESLVDELSNIFKVHSELTLELVD